ACGGCGACGGCACGCGACCTGACGGTGGTCGTGCCCGTGCGCGACCGGACCACTCCCCTCGACCGGTGCCTGTCGGCGCTGGCACCGCTGCGCGTCGTCGTCGTGGACGACGGGTCACACGATCCCGCCGCCGTGGCAGCCGTCGTCCACCGCCACGGGGCTGGACTCATCGCCCTGCCGGAGAACCACGGACCGGCCGCAGCCCGCAACGCCGGGCTGCGGCAGGTCCGCACACCGCTCGTGGCGTTCGTGGACTCCGACGTCCGCGCACCTGCGGAGGTGCTGCGGCGACTGGGTCGCGAGTTCGCCGACCCCGCGCTGGACCTCGTCGGTCCCCGCGTCGTGCCTGCGCCCCGGGCCGGCCGCGTGCGGTGGTTCCACCGGTACGACGAGATCGCCTCATCCCTGGACATGGGCCCGGCCGCGGGCCGAGTCCGGCCCGGTGCCCGCCTCTCCTACCTGCCGAGCGCGTGCCTCGTGGCACGGACGGCGTCCCTGGCTCCGGGGTTCGCCCCCGAGTTGCGCGTCGGGGAGGACGTGGACCTGGTCTGGAGGCTGGCTGCGGCCGGGGGCGTCGTGCGCTACGTCCCCCGGTACGTCGTCCGGCACGACAGCCGGGACACCTTCCGGGAGTGGTTCGCGACGAAGTTCTCCTACGGCAGCGGGGGGGCCGATCTGGGCCGGCGTCACGGACCGCTCATCGCGCCCGCGGTGCTGACCGGCCCGACCGCCGCCGTCGCGGTCGCCGTCCTGCTCCGCCGGCGCTGGGGGGTCCCGGTCGTCCTCGGTGCGATCGCCCTAACGGCCGTGCGGAGCGCCCGGCGCCTGCCCCGCAGCGAGGGCCGCCACCGACTGGCCCTCACTCTGTCCGCGGGTGCCGCGCTGGGGGGCGTTCACCAGGCGTCGTCGCTCCTGCTGCGCGCCTGGTGGCCGGTCGTGTGGCCGCTTGCGCTGGTCAGCCGCACCGTGCGGCGGGCAGTGACGACGGCGGTCGTGGTCGACGTCGTCAGCGCCCGGCATGCTCATCCCCGTGAGCCCCTCCTGCGCACCCTCCTGGGACGCCGACTCGACGACCTCGCCTACGGCGCGGGGTTGTGGGTGGGGGCTCTACGCGAGCGGCAGCTGTCCTGCCTCGCCGTGGTCCGCCCGCGCCGACGCGGATGATTCGATGCCACGCCCCCGGACCGAGCGTGCGCTCGGGTGCCGGCAGCAGAACGGTAGTGAATCCGGGGAGGTCACGACGGGGAGCGGGGGCTGTAGCGAACTGCCGCCCACTTCGGGACCGGGAAGCGGATGGGGCCACGGTGTCACCCCGGACCGACCATGCCGGTGCGGGTGCCCCTCTCCTGGAGGGGTGGGTAGACGCCGGTGCCTGTCGCCCGGGGCGCTCGGTGCACGCCTCACTCGAGGGCGCGGCCGATGCGAGCGTAGGTGTCAGGACGCCGACGCCGCAGGACGAGGGCGTGGAGGACCCCGACCACCAGGGAGGCGTAGGGGATGAGCAGGAGGACCAACAGCAGCAGTGGTGAGCCGACCACGAGCAGGTCCATGTTGAAGGTGGCCGTCAACAGGGCGAAGCCGATGCCGACCAGGGCGACCACGGGCGCGATCAGCGTGCGCCACACGGAGCCGTCGCGGTTGCGCCGGAAGTAGGTGATGACGGCGATGCCGGTCAGGAACAGCAGCAGGAGCATTCCGTAGAACGCGACGCCCCCGGCCGCGGCGTACAGGACGTTGGCGTCCCCGCCGAAAACGATCAGCACGATCAGCACGGTGAGCAGGACACCGAACAGGGCCATGGCGGCCCGATGCGGAGAGCCGTGACGGGAGTGCACGGCGGCGATGGCCCGCGGGAAGATCCCGTCCACCGCCAGGGAGTGGGTGTAGCGCGACAGGATGTTCTGCAGGGACAGCGTGGAGGCGAAGAAGCTGGTGACCAGGAGGATGGAGATGAGCTGGTTGGCGAACATGCCGAAGTAGGTCAGCAGGGCGTCGGGCATCATCGCGGTGGGATCCTTCCCGGCGACCTCCACGGCGCGCGACGCCCCGGCGGAGAGGATGAGGGCGTAGGCCGACAGCGCGTAGAACACTCCGAGGAAACCGATGGCGAGGTAGGTCGCGCGGGGGATGGTGACCTCTGGCCGGCGCACCTCGTCGCGGTAGATCGCGGTGGCCTCGAAACCGTTGAAGACGCCGATGCTGAACAGCAGCAACACCCCGAGGGAGGGGGTGAGGAGGTGAGCGGGGTTCCAGGCCGCGACGGACTGGCCCTCGACGCCGCCGGAGGCGATGAGGCGCACGTCGAAGATCGTCACCAGCAGCACCTCGATGACGAGGATCACTGAGAGCACCTTCGCGGACAGCTCGACGTTGAAGTAGCTCAGGCCACCGGCGACGACGAGCAGGACCAAGCTCCACAGCCACCAGGGTGCACTGAGACCGTCGGTGAAGGCGCCGATGAGGTTGTTGACGGCGATGCCGCCGACGACCAGCGCCGAAGTGATGTTGAACCCGTAGGTGACCAGCGCGAGGAACGAGCCGCCGAGTCCTAGGGGACGTCCCAGACCCTCGCGGATGTAGGTGTAGAACGCGCCGGGCCGGGGGACGGCCCGGGTCATCGCGGTGAAGCCGAGGGCGAAGAGACCGACCAGGACGGCCACGAGGATGAAGGCCGCCGGCACGGCGATGCCGAAGGAGATGTTGACGGAGACGAAGCCGTAGACGACTCCGAGGGGGGCGGTGAAGGCCAGGACGGTGAACAGCAATCCGCCGGTGCCCATCCGACCGCGCAGCTGGTAGGTGGTGTCAGGGAGTTCCGTCGCCGCGGCTGGGGGCACCACACGATCGGGCTGGCGGACCTCTTCAGCAGACATCGATCGTACTTCCCTTCGTGAGCCGGGAACCGAGTAC
This Kineococcus aurantiacus DNA region includes the following protein-coding sequences:
- the mftF gene encoding mycofactocin biosynthesis glycosyltransferase MftF (Members of this protein family, MftF, are glycosyltransferases, members of PF00535 (glycosyl transferase family 2). The encoding gene is found as part of the mycofactocin cassette, in Mycobacterium tuberculosis, many other Actinobacteria, and occasional members of other lineages. Mycofactocin itself, a putative redox carrier, is a heavily modified derivative of the C-terminal Val-Tyr dipeptide of the mycofactocin precursor MftA (TIGR03969).), whose amino-acid sequence is MTGAGTARGGLPHGSRVVLTRDVKALDGGRVLAGGSPLTAVQLSDAAAQVLRGWAVPVQDDTSAAVADRLLALDLADPRFDDGPATTATARDLTVVVPVRDRTTPLDRCLSALAPLRVVVVDDGSHDPAAVAAVVHRHGAGLIALPENHGPAAARNAGLRQVRTPLVAFVDSDVRAPAEVLRRLGREFADPALDLVGPRVVPAPRAGRVRWFHRYDEIASSLDMGPAAGRVRPGARLSYLPSACLVARTASLAPGFAPELRVGEDVDLVWRLAAAGGVVRYVPRYVVRHDSRDTFREWFATKFSYGSGGADLGRRHGPLIAPAVLTGPTAAVAVAVLLRRRWGVPVVLGAIALTAVRSARRLPRSEGRHRLALTLSAGAALGGVHQASSLLLRAWWPVVWPLALVSRTVRRAVTTAVVVDVVSARHAHPREPLLRTLLGRRLDDLAYGAGLWVGALRERQLSCLAVVRPRRRG
- a CDS encoding amino acid permease; translated protein: MPPAAATELPDTTYQLRGRMGTGGLLFTVLAFTAPLGVVYGFVSVNISFGIAVPAAFILVAVLVGLFALGFTAMTRAVPRPGAFYTYIREGLGRPLGLGGSFLALVTYGFNITSALVVGGIAVNNLIGAFTDGLSAPWWLWSLVLLVVAGGLSYFNVELSAKVLSVILVIEVLLVTIFDVRLIASGGVEGQSVAAWNPAHLLTPSLGVLLLFSIGVFNGFEATAIYRDEVRRPEVTIPRATYLAIGFLGVFYALSAYALILSAGASRAVEVAGKDPTAMMPDALLTYFGMFANQLISILLVTSFFASTLSLQNILSRYTHSLAVDGIFPRAIAAVHSRHGSPHRAAMALFGVLLTVLIVLIVFGGDANVLYAAAGGVAFYGMLLLLFLTGIAVITYFRRNRDGSVWRTLIAPVVALVGIGFALLTATFNMDLLVVGSPLLLLVLLLIPYASLVVGVLHALVLRRRRPDTYARIGRALE